Proteins co-encoded in one Podospora pseudoanserina strain CBS 124.78 chromosome 7 map unlocalized CBS124.78p_7, whole genome shotgun sequence genomic window:
- the dpm2 gene encoding Dolichol phosphate-mannose biosynthesis regulatory protein (EggNog:ENOG503P564; COG:O) — MLDKLTGLAMLAAASAVFLYYTIWTLLMPFVDSDHPLQNFFPPRVWAIRLPVILVLLGSAVVGSFLSIVMIRSNRKKALKAAKAAEEAAKKKS; from the exons ATG CTCGACAAActcaccggcctcgccaTGCTAGCAGCAGCCTCCGCCGTCTTCCTCTACTACACAATCTGGACTCTTCTCATG CCCTTCGTAGACTCcgaccaccccctccaaaacttCTTTCCCCCCCGCGTCTGGGCCATCCGTCTccccgtcatcctcgtcctcctcggctccgccgtcgtcggctccttcctctccatcgtCATGATCAGGTCCAACCGCAAAAAGGCCCTCAAGGCCGccaaggcggccgaggaggcggccaagaagaagtcttGA